The genomic stretch tttcccACATCTTGGGCGAATCGAACTTTTACCAAATTAAGTTCTGTGCGTAGggtttaagtaaaaaaaaacaaaaaaaagaaaagaaaactgcGTGGGGAGGGGTGCAGCACCGAGAATGTTGAACTCTTTAATAATttggtacttttttttctcgtcatcTTTTAGGGCCTCCTCAGCGAACACTATGACAAACATCCAGTTTTCATACTCAAAGATGTCAAATTTAAAGAGCTCAAAGCCATGATGGACTACATGTACAGGGGGGAAGTGAACATCTCCCAAGACCAATTGGCGGCGCTTTTAAAAGCTGCGGAGTCTCTTCAAATAAAAGGACTTTCGGAAAGTAAAGGCGGTGGAGGGGGGGGTGGTGGTGGAGGCAGCTGTAACAGTAAAACAGAACAGAGGCAACAGAAAATAGTATCGTCACAATCCACAGCACAGTCGTTAGACATTCCACATACGTCTTCCGGTCTCACTATTGAAAAGAACAGTAAAGTTCCTAGGCAGAGTCTTTCGCAGACGTCCGTCGATATACCAGAAGATTCTGCCAGCCCACAAATCTCTAGAGGGCTGTCCTCcaggtaaataaaattattttcatgcaCATATACTTTGTGTTTGAATGTAAaagtctgaaaatatttacatagTTTCGATTGTTActaaacttgaaaatatgCTTCCTCTGATTTCAGGGAAGGCTCCCTTAGCCCGACGTCgttaagaaaaagaaaaaagcttAGAAGAAGAAGTATCGGCGACGATAACTCGGTTGAAAATCATGAAGCATCTAATTCCAGTGACGTCTCTCATTCTATGGGTGTTCCAGCGCTCGGTATAGCGCCGGTTGCAGATGAGAAAGTTCACGCTGACCCTACAGACTCTCTCGGAAGGTCGGCTCTCATGCAGCAGCTGACCAAACCTGCGGATGAGATGCTCCAGGtatgtccgattactattTTCTCTTATTACTTTCTGTTCACCATATGATCCTTAACCGTATAATTCAAATGGACAATGATTTCTTGGCCCTTTGTTGCTGTCCTTTATCAATCTGCATCTTTCTTTGCATATAAATCGTACAACGTTTCGCATCTTACATGCATAGAACTCTATTAGCAAGTGCATGATTTCGTAAAAACTCATACACCTGCTTTGGGGAATGTGAATTGAAACATTAAATTCAGAATGTAACATTTGCATATATTGAATCTTTCTATAAAAGATCGCACTGGAACATTGTTTCCGACTATTGCTCAGCGCTCAACTTCACCAACTATTTTATCCTATCCGACAGtagataaaatattgaattataccggtttttattattttaattaactcgcctggtattaaatttttaacgagcATACTCATGCAAGCCAAATTATCTGCAATAAAATCCGTGTGCTCTGTGTTATCGTCTTGTAACTTGtagacaattttataatttacagTATTGTGTAGTCAAGGTatccacaattttttttagttttatttttaatggcAGTAAACTTGTTTCGTATATCCAGCGCATAATGGAAGGTAGCCAGATTTAGCTAGACTTCTTTCGCTTCGTTGGTAGAATAAACCATCGTGCTTTTATCCTCCTGATTAGTTCGATAAATTGTGACTAGTTGGGGTGGAAACGGTACGAGacaaatattaataaaagtatgtgtatattaaaaattgattcgcgTAGCATTTATTAATCACTCATATTAATAAGAATATCATTTATCATTTATAGATGCCAATTGAGAAACCTGAGCCGAATGACAACTTAATAGAGCCAAAGTCAGAGTACCTGGAGGACCCGGAAGAGAGCGTTGAAGATTTAACGCTCGATGACGATATGAATGACCTCAATGAAATGGAACAAGATAACCCTAGAGCCGGCCCATCCCACGATCCTAGCCAACACCCTGGTAAGTGagattgaaaagttttgtttgataatttcatttattatttattttcgcatAACGATTTTGCCACGCATTTTCGATTCacacccaaatttttttaaaattattattacggtAAAGTATACATTGACGAAAATACatcgaaaaaacaaaccaactgaaaaataatactgCATGCATGTGAAATTAATCTCAACTTATTGTCTTGAAGCCGTTGATCACATTTTAAAGTGATTTCAAAACACATTTCATTAATACTTGTCTGGTTATTGACTCGCTCAGATTTTTATTGAACATTTTAGTAATATCGTGAAATTTGATCAGTGTATAAGTTGTAGCTTTTCTATGCACTAGGCGGTAAGGG from Neodiprion virginianus isolate iyNeoVirg1 chromosome 3, iyNeoVirg1.1, whole genome shotgun sequence encodes the following:
- the LOC124300357 gene encoding longitudinals lacking protein isoform X4, giving the protein MEDDQQFCLRWNNHQSTLIQNFDTLLESGTLVDCTLAAEGKYLKAHKVVLSACSPYFEGLLSEHYDKHPVFILKDVKFKELKAMMDYMYRGEVNISQDQLAALLKAAESLQIKGLSESKGGGGGGGGGGSCNSKTEQRQQKIVSSQSTAQSLDIPHTSSGLTIEKNSKVPRQSLSQTSVDIPEDSASPQISRGLSSREGSLSPTSLRKRKKLRRRSIGDDNSVENHEASNSSDVSHSMGVPALGIAPVADEKVHADPTDSLGRSALMQQLTKPADEMLQMPIEKPEPNDNLIEPKSEYLEDPEESVEDLTLDDDMNDLNEMEQDNPRAGPSHDPSQHPGLASWHVTGDRSNAGGVVGAVGGTPGTTDEVFLAAQEAAQAHRDSQGMGALLSLLRSDYKHSMKKNRVSRDRSRDSYESSHESNDRTREVVFPDSFEVLPQPRDLSVVYMGVPHEQQRKFRCRFCGKGYRWKSTMRRHEMVECGGKPPAFQCPECPYKARQRGNLTVHYKRHHQKLGFSDSM
- the LOC124300357 gene encoding protein tramtrack, beta isoform isoform X27; this encodes MEDDQQFCLRWNNHQSTLIQNFDTLLESGTLVDCTLAAEGKYLKAHKVVLSACSPYFEGLLSEHYDKHPVFILKDVKFKELKAMMDYMYRGEVNISQDQLAALLKAAESLQIKGLSESKGGGGGGGGGGSCNSKTEQRQQKIVSSQSTAQSLDIPHTSSGLTIEKNSKVPRQSLSQTSVDIPEDSASPQISRGLSSREGSLSPTSLRKRKKLRRRSIGDDNSVENHEASNSSDVSHSMGVPALGIAPVADEKVHADPTDSLGRSALMQQLTKPADEMLQMPIEKPEPNDNLIEPKSEYLEDPEESVEDLTLDDDMNDLNEMEQDNPRAGPSHDPSQHPGLASWHVTGDRSNAGGVVGAVGGTPGTTDEVFLAAQEAAQAHRDSQGLRLLPRKRKYNTASQAYYCQYCNRKYKNRRSRDAHRLLVCLQNPTARCYTRVTECVECGYSTGNISHMRRHCLRMHGNLRAKPCD
- the LOC124300357 gene encoding protein tramtrack, beta isoform isoform X45, which encodes MEDDQQFCLRWNNHQSTLIQNFDTLLESGTLVDCTLAAEGKYLKAHKVVLSACSPYFEGLLSEHYDKHPVFILKDVKFKELKAMMDYMYRGEVNISQDQLAALLKAAESLQIKGLSESKGGGGGGGGGGSCNSKTEQRQQKIVSSQSTAQSLDIPHTSSGLTIEKNSKVPRQSLSQTSVDIPEDSASPQISRGLSSREGSLSPTSLRKRKKLRRRSIGDDNSVENHEASNSSDVSHSMGVPALGIAPVADEKVHADPTDSLGRSALMQQLTKPADEMLQMPIEKPEPNDNLIEPKSEYLEDPEESVEDLTLDDDMNDLNEMEQDNPRAGPSHDPSQHPGLASWHVTGDRSNAGGVVGAVGGTPGTTDEVFLAAQEAAQAHRDSQGMSVAAILYPRYVQRKNSVLSSLQLKYACPHCGFLNKRKDHIYRHIRSLHPNQPVCYVDLTEEPRVS
- the LOC124300357 gene encoding longitudinals lacking protein, isoforms A/B/D/L isoform X37; the encoded protein is MEDDQQFCLRWNNHQSTLIQNFDTLLESGTLVDCTLAAEGKYLKAHKVVLSACSPYFEGLLSEHYDKHPVFILKDVKFKELKAMMDYMYRGEVNISQDQLAALLKAAESLQIKGLSESKGGGGGGGGGGSCNSKTEQRQQKIVSSQSTAQSLDIPHTSSGLTIEKNSKVPRQSLSQTSVDIPEDSASPQISRGLSSREGSLSPTSLRKRKKLRRRSIGDDNSVENHEASNSSDVSHSMGVPALGIAPVADEKVHADPTDSLGRSALMQQLTKPADEMLQMPIEKPEPNDNLIEPKSEYLEDPEESVEDLTLDDDMNDLNEMEQDNPRAGPSHDPSQHPGLASWHVTGDRSNAGGVVGAVGGTPGTTDEVFLAAQEAAQAHRDSQVPGTYQKVSLLNFKRRSHSKPYPCYKCGRSYSQKGSLKRHLRMECGKDPQYICNICEKGFKQKANFQRHNLAIHGYQV
- the LOC124300357 gene encoding protein tramtrack, beta isoform isoform X29, which produces MEDDQQFCLRWNNHQSTLIQNFDTLLESGTLVDCTLAAEGKYLKAHKVVLSACSPYFEGLLSEHYDKHPVFILKDVKFKELKAMMDYMYRGEVNISQDQLAALLKAAESLQIKGLSESKGGGGGGGGGGSCNSKTEQRQQKIVSSQSTAQSLDIPHTSSGLTIEKNSKVPRQSLSQTSVDIPEDSASPQISRGLSSREGSLSPTSLRKRKKLRRRSIGDDNSVENHEASNSSDVSHSMGVPALGIAPVADEKVHADPTDSLGRSALMQQLTKPADEMLQMPIEKPEPNDNLIEPKSEYLEDPEESVEDLTLDDDMNDLNEMEQDNPRAGPSHDPSQHPGLASWHVTGDRSNAGGVVGAVGGTPGTTDEVFLAAQEAAQAHRDSQDLQAMFNERKYKAGSQAYYCRFCNKKYKIRRSRNVHCLMYCLKNPSAHCYTNIIRCTKCTYNTVNGSNMRRHCFLKHGNRQNNFP
- the LOC124300357 gene encoding protein tramtrack, beta isoform isoform X36; translation: MEDDQQFCLRWNNHQSTLIQNFDTLLESGTLVDCTLAAEGKYLKAHKVVLSACSPYFEGLLSEHYDKHPVFILKDVKFKELKAMMDYMYRGEVNISQDQLAALLKAAESLQIKGLSESKGGGGGGGGGGSCNSKTEQRQQKIVSSQSTAQSLDIPHTSSGLTIEKNSKVPRQSLSQTSVDIPEDSASPQISRGLSSREGSLSPTSLRKRKKLRRRSIGDDNSVENHEASNSSDVSHSMGVPALGIAPVADEKVHADPTDSLGRSALMQQLTKPADEMLQMPIEKPEPNDNLIEPKSEYLEDPEESVEDLTLDDDMNDLNEMEQDNPRAGPSHDPSQHPGLASWHVTGDRSNAGGVVGAVGGTPGTTDEVFLAAQEAAQAHRDSQVGRLHSSSQYDDVHPMADYRRLACPSCGRTYKYRGGLLRHLTECFLEVEKMKRDVALSQRLPSASHKDHAQLSYKYWK
- the LOC124300357 gene encoding protein tramtrack, beta isoform isoform X14, encoding MEDDQQFCLRWNNHQSTLIQNFDTLLESGTLVDCTLAAEGKYLKAHKVVLSACSPYFEGLLSEHYDKHPVFILKDVKFKELKAMMDYMYRGEVNISQDQLAALLKAAESLQIKGLSESKGGGGGGGGGGSCNSKTEQRQQKIVSSQSTAQSLDIPHTSSGLTIEKNSKVPRQSLSQTSVDIPEDSASPQISRGLSSREGSLSPTSLRKRKKLRRRSIGDDNSVENHEASNSSDVSHSMGVPALGIAPVADEKVHADPTDSLGRSALMQQLTKPADEMLQMPIEKPEPNDNLIEPKSEYLEDPEESVEDLTLDDDMNDLNEMEQDNPRAGPSHDPSQHPGLASWHVTGDRSNAGGVVGAVGGTPGTTDEVFLAAQEAAQAHRDSQGRRLQVIQRKLGGKPIQLSWFRDLESAKERCPHCDRLYTAGNLTMHCRKYCPNNPNSVRKIYKCPLCNLVSPYSFNVNKHIRVQHGDQNSKYVVINDPQCSQVNNE
- the LOC124300357 gene encoding protein tramtrack, beta isoform isoform X20, with translation MEDDQQFCLRWNNHQSTLIQNFDTLLESGTLVDCTLAAEGKYLKAHKVVLSACSPYFEGLLSEHYDKHPVFILKDVKFKELKAMMDYMYRGEVNISQDQLAALLKAAESLQIKGLSESKGGGGGGGGGGSCNSKTEQRQQKIVSSQSTAQSLDIPHTSSGLTIEKNSKVPRQSLSQTSVDIPEDSASPQISRGLSSREGSLSPTSLRKRKKLRRRSIGDDNSVENHEASNSSDVSHSMGVPALGIAPVADEKVHADPTDSLGRSALMQQLTKPADEMLQMPIEKPEPNDNLIEPKSEYLEDPEESVEDLTLDDDMNDLNEMEQDNPRAGPSHDPSQHPGLASWHVTGDRSNAGGVVGAVGGTPGTTDEVFLAAQEAAQAHRDSQGRRSRSAAQPKQSGKSVPQRTRVRLDGKIRCFFCSKFYSPCNLTRHYRQYCPNNPNFNRKTYKCSLCDYISAYSFNVNTHIRRKHRGQSATWIRLG
- the LOC124300357 gene encoding longitudinals lacking protein, isoforms A/B/D/L isoform X19 codes for the protein MEDDQQFCLRWNNHQSTLIQNFDTLLESGTLVDCTLAAEGKYLKAHKVVLSACSPYFEGLLSEHYDKHPVFILKDVKFKELKAMMDYMYRGEVNISQDQLAALLKAAESLQIKGLSESKGGGGGGGGGGSCNSKTEQRQQKIVSSQSTAQSLDIPHTSSGLTIEKNSKVPRQSLSQTSVDIPEDSASPQISRGLSSREGSLSPTSLRKRKKLRRRSIGDDNSVENHEASNSSDVSHSMGVPALGIAPVADEKVHADPTDSLGRSALMQQLTKPADEMLQMPIEKPEPNDNLIEPKSEYLEDPEESVEDLTLDDDMNDLNEMEQDNPRAGPSHDPSQHPGLASWHVTGDRSNAGGVVGAVGGTPGTTDEVFLAAQEAAQAHRDSQGLRTRDASIKLKKRSQHCHTVKSKLNQTNENIRFMCPKCKRDFSCKGNRNRHVNYDCGHPPRFQCPYCKLRSKQTSYIYWHVRNKHPGLEVYTLDLKL
- the LOC124300357 gene encoding protein tramtrack, beta isoform isoform X31, whose amino-acid sequence is MEDDQQFCLRWNNHQSTLIQNFDTLLESGTLVDCTLAAEGKYLKAHKVVLSACSPYFEGLLSEHYDKHPVFILKDVKFKELKAMMDYMYRGEVNISQDQLAALLKAAESLQIKGLSESKGGGGGGGGGGSCNSKTEQRQQKIVSSQSTAQSLDIPHTSSGLTIEKNSKVPRQSLSQTSVDIPEDSASPQISRGLSSREGSLSPTSLRKRKKLRRRSIGDDNSVENHEASNSSDVSHSMGVPALGIAPVADEKVHADPTDSLGRSALMQQLTKPADEMLQMPIEKPEPNDNLIEPKSEYLEDPEESVEDLTLDDDMNDLNEMEQDNPRAGPSHDPSQHPGLASWHVTGDRSNAGGVVGAVGGTPGTTDEVFLAAQEAAQAHRDSQGLRVVPMRGKYDTTSQVYYCQYCNKKYKNRHSRNMHRWRDCLNNPTAYRNTRVIQCLECAYNTVHASSMHKHCQRKHSYPKT
- the LOC124300357 gene encoding longitudinals lacking protein, isoforms A/B/D/L isoform X5; its protein translation is MEDDQQFCLRWNNHQSTLIQNFDTLLESGTLVDCTLAAEGKYLKAHKVVLSACSPYFEGLLSEHYDKHPVFILKDVKFKELKAMMDYMYRGEVNISQDQLAALLKAAESLQIKGLSESKGGGGGGGGGGSCNSKTEQRQQKIVSSQSTAQSLDIPHTSSGLTIEKNSKVPRQSLSQTSVDIPEDSASPQISRGLSSREGSLSPTSLRKRKKLRRRSIGDDNSVENHEASNSSDVSHSMGVPALGIAPVADEKVHADPTDSLGRSALMQQLTKPADEMLQMPIEKPEPNDNLIEPKSEYLEDPEESVEDLTLDDDMNDLNEMEQDNPRAGPSHDPSQHPGLASWHVTGDRSNAGGVVGAVGGTPGTTDEVFLAAQEAAQAHRDSQGLRQKWKNIGKESVVLKSQYVAETDYTAVYLPDESFFENQQSSVPFYNVAYKNQSHLKKKATHCKNGNRRTPGNYSCQRCGKSYKWKNNLVDHMRLDCGKEANIKCEFCNYRTKWSWNLKAHKNRVHFNRSKNK
- the LOC124300357 gene encoding protein tramtrack, beta isoform isoform X9; this encodes MEDDQQFCLRWNNHQSTLIQNFDTLLESGTLVDCTLAAEGKYLKAHKVVLSACSPYFEGLLSEHYDKHPVFILKDVKFKELKAMMDYMYRGEVNISQDQLAALLKAAESLQIKGLSESKGGGGGGGGGGSCNSKTEQRQQKIVSSQSTAQSLDIPHTSSGLTIEKNSKVPRQSLSQTSVDIPEDSASPQISRGLSSREGSLSPTSLRKRKKLRRRSIGDDNSVENHEASNSSDVSHSMGVPALGIAPVADEKVHADPTDSLGRSALMQQLTKPADEMLQMPIEKPEPNDNLIEPKSEYLEDPEESVEDLTLDDDMNDLNEMEQDNPRAGPSHDPSQHPGLASWHVTGDRSNAGGVVGAVGGTPGTTDEVFLAAQEAAQAHRDSQDYQHPGGHGHIYDDMRRRLQVIQRKLGGKPIQLSWFRDLESAKERCPHCDRLYTAGNLTMHCRKYCPNNPNSVRKIYKCPLCNLVSPYSFNVNKHIRVQHGDQNSKYVVINDPQCSQVNNE
- the LOC124300357 gene encoding protein tramtrack, beta isoform isoform X43 is translated as MEDDQQFCLRWNNHQSTLIQNFDTLLESGTLVDCTLAAEGKYLKAHKVVLSACSPYFEGLLSEHYDKHPVFILKDVKFKELKAMMDYMYRGEVNISQDQLAALLKAAESLQIKGLSESKGGGGGGGGGGSCNSKTEQRQQKIVSSQSTAQSLDIPHTSSGLTIEKNSKVPRQSLSQTSVDIPEDSASPQISRGLSSREGSLSPTSLRKRKKLRRRSIGDDNSVENHEASNSSDVSHSMGVPALGIAPVADEKVHADPTDSLGRSALMQQLTKPADEMLQMPIEKPEPNDNLIEPKSEYLEDPEESVEDLTLDDDMNDLNEMEQDNPRAGPSHDPSQHPGLASWHVTGDRSNAGGVVGAVGGTPGTTDEVFLAAQEAAQAHRDSQETFPSTYGGGDHQCPECGKRYKNLSSLNRHTRYGCGPTKLKCACPHCGRFYSRPDTLAEHVARIHISQI
- the LOC124300357 gene encoding longitudinals lacking protein, isoforms A/B/D/L isoform X13; protein product: MEDDQQFCLRWNNHQSTLIQNFDTLLESGTLVDCTLAAEGKYLKAHKVVLSACSPYFEGLLSEHYDKHPVFILKDVKFKELKAMMDYMYRGEVNISQDQLAALLKAAESLQIKGLSESKGGGGGGGGGGSCNSKTEQRQQKIVSSQSTAQSLDIPHTSSGLTIEKNSKVPRQSLSQTSVDIPEDSASPQISRGLSSREGSLSPTSLRKRKKLRRRSIGDDNSVENHEASNSSDVSHSMGVPALGIAPVADEKVHADPTDSLGRSALMQQLTKPADEMLQMPIEKPEPNDNLIEPKSEYLEDPEESVEDLTLDDDMNDLNEMEQDNPRAGPSHDPSQHPGLASWHVTGDRSNAGGVVGAVGGTPGTTDEVFLAAQEAAQAHRDSQGNHGYLDFMRHVKYSEMEKHPCPNCSRWYKRRSHMLRHYRYECGVPQRFECPYCGSRLRQRTQVWAHIKKLHQNSTLYCTDVMTNNVLVPQSLCKQGSISGVQITDNKVIQ
- the LOC124300357 gene encoding longitudinals lacking protein isoform X11 produces the protein MEDDQQFCLRWNNHQSTLIQNFDTLLESGTLVDCTLAAEGKYLKAHKVVLSACSPYFEGLLSEHYDKHPVFILKDVKFKELKAMMDYMYRGEVNISQDQLAALLKAAESLQIKGLSESKGGGGGGGGGGSCNSKTEQRQQKIVSSQSTAQSLDIPHTSSGLTIEKNSKVPRQSLSQTSVDIPEDSASPQISRGLSSREGSLSPTSLRKRKKLRRRSIGDDNSVENHEASNSSDVSHSMGVPALGIAPVADEKVHADPTDSLGRSALMQQLTKPADEMLQMPIEKPEPNDNLIEPKSEYLEDPEESVEDLTLDDDMNDLNEMEQDNPRAGPSHDPSQHPGLASWHVTGDRSNAGGVVGAVGGTPGTTDEVFLAAQEAAQAHRDSQDMQYGYFTAPRLVNAMVTDLEAKHTCVTCGKTYKHKHHLKRHHDFECGIDPKFKCSFCPHKTRYKDSLMKHILARHQKLWKQSLDTANGPTSTLDVLTEIDVSFHSAPIFPAYTDFTPNL
- the LOC124300357 gene encoding protein tramtrack, beta isoform isoform X7, producing MEDDQQFCLRWNNHQSTLIQNFDTLLESGTLVDCTLAAEGKYLKAHKVVLSACSPYFEGLLSEHYDKHPVFILKDVKFKELKAMMDYMYRGEVNISQDQLAALLKAAESLQIKGLSESKGGGGGGGGGGSCNSKTEQRQQKIVSSQSTAQSLDIPHTSSGLTIEKNSKVPRQSLSQTSVDIPEDSASPQISRGLSSREGSLSPTSLRKRKKLRRRSIGDDNSVENHEASNSSDVSHSMGVPALGIAPVADEKVHADPTDSLGRSALMQQLTKPADEMLQMPIEKPEPNDNLIEPKSEYLEDPEESVEDLTLDDDMNDLNEMEQDNPRAGPSHDPSQHPGLASWHVTGDRSNAGGVVGAVGGTPGTTDEVFLAAQEAAQAHRDSQGLWTQRLGSLLKSEPFNVPTPNFKVAQNVFQPVRTARGQSTYKCPNCNRFYMRSSCLKRHLRVECGKAPKYQCRICQGWFKYKHNLVAHMKLHIEEPKHHCILCPKKFYRRDKLVEHEKKFHNLYTV
- the LOC124300357 gene encoding longitudinals lacking protein isoform X39 — protein: MEDDQQFCLRWNNHQSTLIQNFDTLLESGTLVDCTLAAEGKYLKAHKVVLSACSPYFEGLLSEHYDKHPVFILKDVKFKELKAMMDYMYRGEVNISQDQLAALLKAAESLQIKGLSESKGGGGGGGGGGSCNSKTEQRQQKIVSSQSTAQSLDIPHTSSGLTIEKNSKVPRQSLSQTSVDIPEDSASPQISRGLSSREGSLSPTSLRKRKKLRRRSIGDDNSVENHEASNSSDVSHSMGVPALGIAPVADEKVHADPTDSLGRSALMQQLTKPADEMLQMPIEKPEPNDNLIEPKSEYLEDPEESVEDLTLDDDMNDLNEMEQDNPRAGPSHDPSQHPGLASWHVTGDRSNAGGVVGAVGGTPGTTDEVFLAAQEAAQAHRDSQGGLGGDYYKRIGKHSCRTCGKEYKWMQSLTRHKREECGKAPQHCCPVCEIRIRHKWLLKKHIINMHPWLLLKRKNT
- the LOC124300357 gene encoding protein tramtrack, beta isoform isoform X28; translation: MEDDQQFCLRWNNHQSTLIQNFDTLLESGTLVDCTLAAEGKYLKAHKVVLSACSPYFEGLLSEHYDKHPVFILKDVKFKELKAMMDYMYRGEVNISQDQLAALLKAAESLQIKGLSESKGGGGGGGGGGSCNSKTEQRQQKIVSSQSTAQSLDIPHTSSGLTIEKNSKVPRQSLSQTSVDIPEDSASPQISRGLSSREGSLSPTSLRKRKKLRRRSIGDDNSVENHEASNSSDVSHSMGVPALGIAPVADEKVHADPTDSLGRSALMQQLTKPADEMLQMPIEKPEPNDNLIEPKSEYLEDPEESVEDLTLDDDMNDLNEMEQDNPRAGPSHDPSQHPGLASWHVTGDRSNAGGVVGAVGGTPGTTDEVFLAAQEAAQAHRDSQDRKMVWNKWRHTISPQAYYCQYCNRKYKIRRSRDRHRSMYCSKNPLARCYTSVIQCAKCTYSTVDAFNMRRHCAMIHGNRSANAP
- the LOC124300357 gene encoding longitudinals lacking protein, isoforms A/B/D/L isoform X40 → MEDDQQFCLRWNNHQSTLIQNFDTLLESGTLVDCTLAAEGKYLKAHKVVLSACSPYFEGLLSEHYDKHPVFILKDVKFKELKAMMDYMYRGEVNISQDQLAALLKAAESLQIKGLSESKGGGGGGGGGGSCNSKTEQRQQKIVSSQSTAQSLDIPHTSSGLTIEKNSKVPRQSLSQTSVDIPEDSASPQISRGLSSREGSLSPTSLRKRKKLRRRSIGDDNSVENHEASNSSDVSHSMGVPALGIAPVADEKVHADPTDSLGRSALMQQLTKPADEMLQMPIEKPEPNDNLIEPKSEYLEDPEESVEDLTLDDDMNDLNEMEQDNPRAGPSHDPSQHPGLASWHVTGDRSNAGGVVGAVGGTPGTTDEVFLAAQEAAQAHRDSQGNFRSDYYKRYRGKYSCDACGKQYTWKPSLTRHKREECGKSPQFACPVCRIKVRRRGQLKQHLMYIHNWLCS
- the LOC124300357 gene encoding longitudinals lacking protein, isoforms A/B/D/L isoform X18; the encoded protein is MEDDQQFCLRWNNHQSTLIQNFDTLLESGTLVDCTLAAEGKYLKAHKVVLSACSPYFEGLLSEHYDKHPVFILKDVKFKELKAMMDYMYRGEVNISQDQLAALLKAAESLQIKGLSESKGGGGGGGGGGSCNSKTEQRQQKIVSSQSTAQSLDIPHTSSGLTIEKNSKVPRQSLSQTSVDIPEDSASPQISRGLSSREGSLSPTSLRKRKKLRRRSIGDDNSVENHEASNSSDVSHSMGVPALGIAPVADEKVHADPTDSLGRSALMQQLTKPADEMLQMPIEKPEPNDNLIEPKSEYLEDPEESVEDLTLDDDMNDLNEMEQDNPRAGPSHDPSQHPGLASWHVTGDRSNAGGVVGAVGGTPGTTDEVFLAAQEAAQAHRDSQDFKRTVDHNWPRLYRQRFGQRKSSISAPRNSGQFPCHNCSSVFNRKCNLTTHIRLECGQLPRFNCPYCIYRARHPSNARAHVRRKHPGHAVYVIDIYKS
- the LOC124300357 gene encoding longitudinals lacking protein isoform X16, yielding MEDDQQFCLRWNNHQSTLIQNFDTLLESGTLVDCTLAAEGKYLKAHKVVLSACSPYFEGLLSEHYDKHPVFILKDVKFKELKAMMDYMYRGEVNISQDQLAALLKAAESLQIKGLSESKGGGGGGGGGGSCNSKTEQRQQKIVSSQSTAQSLDIPHTSSGLTIEKNSKVPRQSLSQTSVDIPEDSASPQISRGLSSREGSLSPTSLRKRKKLRRRSIGDDNSVENHEASNSSDVSHSMGVPALGIAPVADEKVHADPTDSLGRSALMQQLTKPADEMLQMPIEKPEPNDNLIEPKSEYLEDPEESVEDLTLDDDMNDLNEMEQDNPRAGPSHDPSQHPGLASWHVTGDRSNAGGVVGAVGGTPGTTDEVFLAAQEAAQAHRDSQEVTTMWSTHHHLKHNSSQQNLGTRWHTSVSHSKSTERLQTWLDRRPGIFECHKCGKRYKWLRNLKNHLRIECGKDPKECCPYCPHRTKYKSSLHKHISRIHFT
- the LOC124300357 gene encoding longitudinals lacking protein, isoforms A/B/D/L isoform X46, with protein sequence MEDDQQFCLRWNNHQSTLIQNFDTLLESGTLVDCTLAAEGKYLKAHKVVLSACSPYFEGLLSEHYDKHPVFILKDVKFKELKAMMDYMYRGEVNISQDQLAALLKAAESLQIKGLSESKGGGGGGGGGGSCNSKTEQRQQKIVSSQSTAQSLDIPHTSSGLTIEKNSKVPRQSLSQTSVDIPEDSASPQISRGLSSREGSLSPTSLRKRKKLRRRSIGDDNSVENHEASNSSDVSHSMGVPALGIAPVADEKVHADPTDSLGRSALMQQLTKPADEMLQMPIEKPEPNDNLIEPKSEYLEDPEESVEDLTLDDDMNDLNEMEQDNPRAGPSHDPSQHPGLASWHVTGDRSNAGGVVGAVGGTPGTTDEVFLAAQEAAQAHRDSQGVRYSLTHPCRVCGKQYTHKSSMYNHLRLCGKEPRFACHLCGKKFKYKHRLQSHLISNFHVLRQ